The nucleotide sequence GATAATTTGAACCGAGGTAATAAAACTTCAGGTTATCTTCCTCAGGTTTGTAAATAGATAACAACTCATTTTTAAGTATCTCCCATTGTGCGGGGTCTATAATACATTCAAAAACAGAATTCTGTGCTCGTATCCCAAAATCAAGGCAGGTTTTTGCAACCTTATTTAATCGTTTCTTCCC is from Ignavibacteriota bacterium and encodes:
- the cas2 gene encoding CRISPR-associated endonuclease Cas2; protein product: MMVVVSYDVSTATKSGKKRLNKVAKTCLDFGIRAQNSVFECIIDPAQWEILKNELLSIYKPEEDNLKFYYLGSNYQRRIESFGKSKSLNIEDALIL